One genomic region from Cardiocondyla obscurior isolate alpha-2009 linkage group LG01, Cobs3.1, whole genome shotgun sequence encodes:
- the LOC139104595 gene encoding ubiquinol-cytochrome c reductase complex assembly factor 5-like translates to MYSHVLKRLIKKLPGKRLGEYRLLPLFFAIGATLEYCMINWHVGEVNFYETYKRRKVEELVEERLKQEQT, encoded by the coding sequence ATGTATAGTCACGTATTGAAGAggctaattaaaaaactacCGGGAAAAAGGCTCGGCGAATATCGATTACTGCCGCTGTTCTTCGCCATCGGGGCCACCTTAGAATACTGCATGATCAACTGGCACGTGGGTGAGGTTAACTTTTACGAAACGTATAAACGTCGAAAGGTAGAGGAGTTGGTGGAAGAGAGATTAAAGCAGGAACAAActtga